From the genome of Pirellulales bacterium:
TTATGATCCGGCCGTCGATACAGAGACCCTGGTGCGCGAAGCCTTTGGCCGACGGACGAACGTCTACGAGCCCGAGGAAAGCCTGCTGTTGCGCAAGCCGTTGATGGAGATCGCGCACGGCGGCGGTCGCCGGCTGAAGAAGAGTGATCCCAGCTTTGCCCTGCTGCGCGACTGGATCGCACAAGGTTGCCAGGCGGATCCGGCCGATGCGCCGCAGTGCGTGAAGGTTGACGTCTATCCGCGGCAGCGTGTGTTGCGTCGGCCGGCGCACACGCAGCAGATGCTGGTGCTGGCGCATTTCAGCGACGGCAGCGTGCGCGACGTAACGAACCTGGCGTGCTTCTCCAGTTCGGACGAGAGCGTGGCCACGGTCGATAATGACGGATTCGTGGTCGGCGTCGATCGCGGCGAATCTGCCATTCTGGTCCGTTACCTGGAAAAGATGGAAACTGCGTCGCTGGTGTTTCTGAAGGACATCGAAGGCTTCAAGTGGAACGAGCCCGCGGAGAACAACTTCGTCGATCACGACCTGTTTGAAAAACTGCGGCAGTTGCAGATCCTGCCTTCGGATTTGTGCAGCGACGAGGAATTCGTCCGCCGCGTATACCTGGACGTCATCGGCGAGTTGCCGACGATCCTGGAAGCGCAAGTGTTTCTGGCCGACGCCTCGCCCAACAAGCGGGCGAAGCTGATCGACTCGCTGCTCGAGCGGCCCGAGTATGCCGACTTCTGGGCCATGAAATGGGCCGACCTGCTGCGGTTGCGCGGCAACAAGGTGACCCCCTCCGGCGTGTACAAGTTCCACCATTGGCTCGTGGCGGCATTGCGTGACAACATGCCGGCCGATCAGTTCGCCCGCACGTTGCTCACGGCCGACGGCAGCACATACGCCAACCCGGCGGCGAACTTCTATCGCACTGCGGCCGATACGAACGACTGCACCGAGACCACTTCGCAGTTGTTCCTGGGAATTCGCATTCAGTGCGCCAAGTGCCACAACCACCCGTTCGAGCGCTGGACGCAGGACAACTACTACGGCATCGGCGCGTTCTTCAATCGCATTCAGAAGAAGCCGGGCATGACGCCCGAGGAACAAGTCATCTGGATCGCGCGCAGCGGCGAAGTCACGCAGCCGCGCACTGGCAAACAGATGAAACCGTGGCTGCCGCTGAAGGGCGATGCCGAGGTCGCGGCGGACGAGGATCGCCGCGACTCTTTCGCCCGCTGGTTGACGGCGCCGGATAATCCCTTCTTCGCCAAGGTCGAAGTCAACCGCATGTGGGGCCACCTGATGGGTCGTGGCATCGTCGAGCCGGTGGACGATTTCCGCGATTCGAACCCGCCGGCCAGCGCCGCACTACTTGACCACCTCGCCAAAGACTTCGTCGAGCACAAATTCGACCGCAAGCACACGCTGCGGACGATCCTCAACAGCCGGGTTTATCAGCTCAGCTCGCGCAAGAACGATTTCAACCGGACCGACACCAAGTACTTTTCGCACGCGACCACGCGCTTGCTCAGCGCCGAGCAGTTGCTTGATGCCATCTGCCGCGTGACCGGAGTCGACGAGAAGTTCCCCGGCTTGCCGACGGGCACCCGCGCCACACAGCTTCCCAGCCCCGATACCGACAACTACTTTTTGAAGGTGTTCGGCCAGCCCGCGCGCGAGACCGCCTGCCAGTGCGAGCGGTCGAGCGATTCGAACTTGTCGCAGGCCTTGCAGATGATCAACGGGCCGCTCGTACACTCCAAGGTGCGCGACGAGAAGAACCGTCTGCGCAGCCTGGTGGCCGCGGGCATGGGAGACGCCGACCTGGTCGGTCAGCTCTATTATGCCGCACTTTCGCGCCCGCCCAGCGAGGCCGAAGT
Proteins encoded in this window:
- a CDS encoding DUF1553 domain-containing protein, with the translated sequence MCRFTAITRRISSVSGLALFICALAAFTATRAGAEPVASGDVALEPVVIGTPERLEVQPATFQLATPQRRMHLIVSGFYADGTTQDLTRVAEFKSSNEHVARIENGIAVPTGDGTAEITITAGGQTAKSTVTVSNQAQPEAVSFEYGTLVALSKQGCNSGACHGSPSGKGGFRLSLRAYDPAVDTETLVREAFGRRTNVYEPEESLLLRKPLMEIAHGGGRRLKKSDPSFALLRDWIAQGCQADPADAPQCVKVDVYPRQRVLRRPAHTQQMLVLAHFSDGSVRDVTNLACFSSSDESVATVDNDGFVVGVDRGESAILVRYLEKMETASLVFLKDIEGFKWNEPAENNFVDHDLFEKLRQLQILPSDLCSDEEFVRRVYLDVIGELPTILEAQVFLADASPNKRAKLIDSLLERPEYADFWAMKWADLLRLRGNKVTPSGVYKFHHWLVAALRDNMPADQFARTLLTADGSTYANPAANFYRTAADTNDCTETTSQLFLGIRIQCAKCHNHPFERWTQDNYYGIGAFFNRIQKKPGMTPEEQVIWIARSGEVTQPRTGKQMKPWLPLKGDAEVAADEDRRDSFARWLTAPDNPFFAKVEVNRMWGHLMGRGIVEPVDDFRDSNPPASAALLDHLAKDFVEHKFDRKHTLRTILNSRVYQLSSRKNDFNRTDTKYFSHATTRLLSAEQLLDAICRVTGVDEKFPGLPTGTRATQLPSPDTDNYFLKVFGQPARETACQCERSSDSNLSQALQMINGPLVHSKVRDEKNRLRSLVAAGMGDADLVGQLYYAALSRPPSEAEVGAATKHITASGDRMRGLEDVCWALLNANEFLFQH